The Seriola aureovittata isolate HTS-2021-v1 ecotype China chromosome 2, ASM2101889v1, whole genome shotgun sequence genome has a segment encoding these proteins:
- the LOC130178256 gene encoding MICOS complex subunit Mic10-like: protein MADEYGRKWDRCLADTAVKTVTGLGVGIAFSILFFKRRTWPVSLGSGFGLGMGYANCQHDFRSPFLIHGRMVKDQ, encoded by the exons ATGGCAGACGAATACGGACGGAAATGGGACCGTTGCCTTGCTGACACAGCCGTGAAAACAG TAACGGGCCTAGGTGTGGGCATTGCGTTCTCCATCCTTTTCTTTAAAC GTCGCACATGGCCTGTTTCATTGGGTTCAGGTTTTGGACTGGGCATGGGATACGCCAACTGCCAGCATGACTTCAGGTCACCGTTCCTGATTCATGGGCGCATGGttaag GACCAGTAA